A section of the Tachysurus fulvidraco isolate hzauxx_2018 chromosome 7, HZAU_PFXX_2.0, whole genome shotgun sequence genome encodes:
- the LOC113661782 gene encoding c-Myc-binding protein-like gives MAHYRSSEWKQERFRRYLEKAGILDSLTNVMVALYEETEKPSNALEFLKQHLFAEDPDTNQVKVLRVELEELQQKYDQLQEHNR, from the exons ATGGCACATTACAGA TCATCAGAGTGGAAGCAGGAGAGGTTCAGGAGATACCTGGAGAAGGCCGGCATACTGGACAGTCTGACTAATG TGATGGTGGCCTTATATGAGGAGACGGAGAAACCCAGCAATGCCCTGGA GTTTTTAAAGCAGCATCTGTTTGCAGAAGACCCAGATACCAACCAAGTCAAAGTTCTCCGAGTGGAACTGGAGGAACTGCAGCAGAAGTATGACCAGCTCCAGGAGCATAACCGTTAG